In Vibrio alginolyticus NBRC 15630 = ATCC 17749, the sequence TAAGCAAAATCTTACACAGCCATACAAAATGTGACACTACTCGCAACTATTCCATAATAAAAACACTGTTTTATACTCCTCTACCCATAATTTATAAACAAACAAAAAGTATGTTTCGCAAACTGTCTTCCAACAGCGCTTGGCTGATTGCTTTTTTTGCTTGCTTTGCAGTGTACCTGTCGATCGCTTGTTATCCTTTTGTGTTGTCTAACAATCAAAATGAACCGCTAACCTTGTTGCAAGGTTACTATTTGGTTTCGACTCAATATGGCTGGCTGGGCTTGATCGCTCTTCCATTTATGTTGTTGAGTTTATTGCTCTCTTTTCTACCGACTCGAGCATTCAAAGGTATCGTGATCGCTATCGCGATCTGTCTATTGATCATGTTTAAAGTCGATATCCTCGTTTTTCAGCAATACAAACTTCACATCAACGCCCTATTAATCCGTATGTTTTTCGAAGGTGGCGGTGATGTCTTCGATATTTCGTGGATGAGTTGGCTAATCTTCATCAGTGAAATTGCCATTCTGGTGATCGGGCTCGCTTGTACCGTTTGGGTAAGTAATCAACTGTCAGAAAGCCGAGCTAAGTTCGTTTTGATCAGCGTTTGGTTTGCTGTATTGCTTAGCACGCAGATGATTCATGCGTACAAAAACGCCCTTTACGACGATGAAGTCAGTCAGTTTTCGAATAACTGGCCACTTTACTACCCGCTGACGGCTCGTAAATTTATTTACAAACACGACCTAGTGGATGAGAACATTGCATCTAAGAACCGCGTAGAGTTAACCAACATTGAACGTAGCTCACTCAACTACCCGCTTGCGCCGATTCAAGTGCAAAGCAAAGAGAAACAGCCCAATGTCTTGTTTATCTTGGTTGATGCGTGGCGCTACAGTGATGCGACGCCGGAAGTCATGCCAAATGTCATTAAGTTCGCTGAAAAGACAGTGAATTTCACACAACATATGAGCGGCGGCAACTCAACTCAAGCGGGTATTTTCAGCCTGTTTTACAGCTTGCCCGCAACCTACTGGGAAAGCTTTTACGCAAGCCAACGCTCTCCTGTGTTTATGGATACGCTGCAAGCAGAAGGCTACCGCATGGGCATTTTTGGCTCGGCACCGCTCACCAGCCCGCCACTTTCTCGCACGGTATTCAAAAAAGTGTCGGACTTGACCCTGAAACAAACTGGGGAAACAGCAGTCGAGCGCGATCAGCAGATAACAGACAAGTTCATCGAGTTCCAAAAGCAGGACAGCGACAAACCGTACTTTGGTTTTCTGTTCTACGATGCCGCCCACGGTACGGTGTTTCCCGAGCCTGAATTTGCGAAATTCAAACCATACTGGGAACGCGTTGACCACATTTTGCTCAACAACGATTTTGACGCTTCGCTTTACCACAATCGATACAAGAACTCGTTGTACTACATCGATAGCTTGATTGGTGATGTGCTGAAAAACGTCGACTTAGACAACACCATTGTGGTGATTTCATCTGATCATGGTGAAGAGTTTAACGACCATAAGATGAACTATTGGGGCCACACGGGTAACTACAGTGACGTTCAAGTACATGTGCCTCTTTACGTGTACATGCCAAATCGTCAGCCAGAGCAAGTTGATTACCGCACGACCCATTTTGACGTCGTGCCAACCATGATGAATACGCTGTTTGACGTTCAAGGCACAACGAGTTCATACAGCGTTGGTCATAACTTGTTTGATAGCTCTGCCTCTCGCGATTGGTATATTGCAGGCAGCTACTACAACTATGCATTGGTCGGCAAAGAACTGATGCTTGTGGTCAATCCTGGCGGGCACTCTCAGCAACTGAATCGCCAGTTAAAAGTCGAGAAAGAACAGAAAGTTCCTGTCGATATCATTCGTCATTCTCTGGATGAGATGTCGCGATTTTACAAAAAAGGCTAGTGTCCAACATCGACGCCGATTGAAATAAAAAAGCCTCTTGGTTGTAAGACCAAGAGGCTTTTTCCTATCTGCTATTTAAGCGTGATGAGCGTGCATCAAGCGTGGTTGAATCAACAAGTTGTTGATGTATTGTAAGGCCACATAAGAGACAACAAATGTTGCCACAATCAACTCAAGACCAGCTAAGCCGCGCACTTGTTGAACATAGTGCGCAGCCAATCCTTGCAACTCCATCCAATTCGCCATTTTAAACAGAGCCGTCGCACCGATCACCATCGGGAAGGTAAACGCTGCATAGCCAGGGCTGAATGGCAGTCTAAGCAATTTAAAGAACGCGAGATATATGATGGCTGTCATCAATACCGCGATACCAAATAGCATAGCGATGATCACTGGTGATGGTGTCGCAGTGACCGTTAAGTACCCTGCCAATGATAGACTTGCTGGCGCTGCCATGATTGCCATTGTTGGTTTCGCTGCATCCGGAATTTCATGGGTGAACATGAAACGGTAAATCATCATCGGCAACATGATCGCGTACGCCACCATACCAAACATCAATGCACCTTGTGCCACTGGTGCTAGCATCGGGTTGCCAGAGAAAGACACATCCGCAACGATGATACCCACAGGCGGTACAAACCAACTAGGAACCATGTGGTGCAATTCAAAATCTTTGGCGCGATGGTAAACAAAGCTCACCAAGAATACGATGTGCAAAACCACCGCAATCAGCCAAAGCGCATCGCCAGCTAATGGGTAAAAATGGCCGAGAGAGTTCGATACCACCATAGTGCCCATCGCAAATGTCGGAACCACGCTGCCCACAACCGGATGAGCAAGATCTTGTCTCAATAGATGATTATGTAGCAAAAACTTGGTTGCCAATATAGCCAACAATATGCTCGCGATACCCGCACTAATCCACTGTCCGTAGCCATGTAATTCGGCGAAGTTTTCCCAACTCCAGCCCAAGCTTGCAATACCAAGAGCCAAACCCGCCATTGGAGTTGGTGCTCCCATTACTTTTGCTTTTGTTCTTTGAATCATGATGACCTCAACCAGACTCACTCTTTATGGAGCGTATAATACGCTTGCACTTCGTTCCGATATATCTAATTATTTAAAACAAACGTTCAAAATTACTTAACGGTGGGGTATGGCAAGTCACATTTCTCTTAAACAACTGAAAGTGTTTACGACGATCACGCAGCACAAAACGCTCACAGCAGCTTCTGATAGTCTCTTTTTATCAAAAGCCGCTGTGAGCATGGCACTCTCAGAATTAGAAAAGCAGATCGGCCATCACTTGTTTGATCGTGTTAATAACCGACTGATTTTGAACCAAGAAGGTCAAAAGCTACTGCCACTGGCGGATGAATTACTCAACCGAGCCAAGGACATCGAGAGCATTTTCGATGGTGACCAAGCGCTATCGGGCCAACTTCGCATTGGTGCCAGCGACACCATTGGCAACCAAGTCGCGCCCTATTTGCTTAGCGAATTTCGTCAGCAAACGAACCATCGTTCTCAAAGCCTGTTCATTTCTAACTCCGCACAAATCTGCGACATGCTGACCGATTACGAGTTAGACATAGCCCTCATTGAAGGCAAAACACTTCACCCTGAATTGCAGTCTACCCAGTTTAGCGAAGATGAAATGTGCGTGATTTGCGCGACCAATTCCCCAGCCGCGCACGAAGGGCCAGTAAACTTAACCGAGCTAGAAAACAGTGAATGGATATTGCGAGAGGCAGGCTCTGGTTCACGCGAATTTTTTATGCGCGTTGTCGCGCCGCGCTTGGAACATTGGCATGAAGCTTTTCAGCTCAATACCACCGAAGCGCTGATCAACTCAGTATCGGCAGGGTTAGGCTTAGGTTGCTTGTCACGTTTGTCTGCAGAACCTGCTATTCGTGACGGCCGCGTAAAACTGCTCGACATGCCTTTAGATATGAAACGTCGCTTCTGGTTACTGGTTCATAAAGAGAAATATCAAAGCCCATTGCTCAAAACGTTTATCGAATTTTGCCAAGATTGGGAGCGACCAACAAACCTTCCTTTGGCGGACAAATCCGCAAAGTGAAACCAAGATAGTTTAAATGCTAGTCAGTTAGTTGTACGTGTCTCTCATTCTGAGGCTTGTCGCTAGACTTGATTGGTCAAAAACTGTATAAAAAGCCAGTATCAATACACCAAATTAGGGGACCAACCATGGCTGTAATCGTCAAGTACGTGGTAGAACGCAATGGAGAAGAGAAAATGACTTTTACCTCTAAAGCGGAAGCTGACGCATACGACAAAATGCTGGATATGGCAGACGAGTTATTCTCACTGCTGGGTAAAAGTGAACTTCTAGAAGACGAAGGTAAGCAAGAAGATCTTGCAATGTTCCTTGCGCAAAACAAAGAAGAAGTGCTTTACGCTCTTGGTGCAAAACGTAAACCTGCACCAAAAAAAGCAAAGAAGCTTGAAGCTGTTGAAGAAGATAGCGAGCAAGAAGACGCTGCATAAGCCTCTTATTTGTTTAGAAAAAACGTCGCATTATGCGGCGTTTTTTTATTCCTTCCGTTTATCTCCATATATCTCTGAGAATATAAAGAACCGATTTAATATCCCAAATTGCTCTAAATTTCATGTTGCGGATTAGTGTGACTTAGATCTAGTCTAAATGGGTCCGGTGATGGGGTGCCACCGGAATCGAAAGATTCGAACCGCTGTTAAAGCTAATGACTCCTACAGAAACGAAAACAGGTCAGCCCTGTTGGAAGTGCTTTCGCTTATGTTGTGAAAGCGAGAGTTCTGTAGTGAGCAATTCAACTCTTCTCCAACCCCGCTCCTGTTTTCTCAAAAATTAAAAAGATATCCAAAATAGTTGTTAACTCAACAAGGCGACAAACGCATGAACCTCCTGAACATAGTTTTCTATTTGATGGAGCGAATAAGAGCAGTCAACGCCGTTGAGACTGACAAATAGGCTGGATATCGTACACTGGGAAAACATTATGCAATATTCACACGAAATCCAATCAATGTGCCCGATTCAACGCGGCGAGCTTCATGCATCTGCACCGATCCCTGTTGAAGGCGCAATGATCAATCCAAAAGACGTTATCGCGATTTCTGGTCTTAGCCACGGAGTTGGCGCTTGTGCTCCTCAACAAGGCGCAGCAAAACTGACCCTTAACGTCAAAAACGGCATCATCGAAGAAGCTTTGATCGAAACGATCGGCTGTTCAGGCATGACTCAATCAGCAGCGATGGCCGCAGAAATCCTAACAGGCAAAACCATTCTTGAAGCACTGAATACCGACTTGGTATGTGATGCTATTAACGTCGCGATGCGCGAAATCTTCCTTCAATTTGTTTACGGTCGTACGCAATCTGCTTTCTCTGAAGGCGGCTTAGAAATTGGTGCGGCATTGGAAGATCTTGGTCAAACTCAACGCAGCCAAGTGGGTACTAGCTACTCAACCAAAGCAAAAGGCGTGCGTTACATGGAGTTGGCTGAAGGCTATGTAACAAAACTCGCGCTAGACGAAAACAAAGAAGTGATTGGTTACCAATATCTCAACCTCGGCAAGATGATGAAAGCCATCAACGAAGGCGTATCTGCTGCAGAAGCCGCAGACAAAGCGACGGGGACTTACGGTCGTTTTGACGAAGCCGTAACTACCATCAACCCACGCCAACAATAATTGCCACCAAGAGGAAAGAGATTATGAACACTCCAATTACTGAATCTGTACGTCGCACATTAGACGAAATGCAACTTTCTTCTCTGGAAGAGGCTTACCAATACTGTATGGATCGTGGTATCGACCCTAAAGCACTAGTGATGGACACTCAACCTATCGCGTTTGAAAGCGCTGCCGATGCCTACACGCTAGGCACTGCTTTGGCGATTTTCCGCGTAGCAAAAACAGCTGAAGAAGCTGCAAACATCATCGGTGAAGGCCTTCAAGCCTGCACAAAACCAGGCAGCGTCGCAGAACAACGCCGAGTGGGTATCGGTCACGGTGCATTGGCGGCTCGTCTATTGAATGAAGAAAGTGGCTGTTTCGCTTTCCTTGCGGGCCATGAGTCATTCGCAGCGGCAGAAGGCGCTATCAAAATCGCATTGAACGTGAACAAGTCACGAAAAAATCCGTTGAAAGTTATCCTAAATGGCTTGGGTAAAGACGCCGCTTACCTAATCTCACGCATCAATGGTTTCACTTACGTACGCACTCAGTACAACTACCAAACTGGTGAGTTAGTGGAAGTAGAACGTCGCCGTTTCTCCCAAGGTCCACGTGGTGAGATCCTTTGCTACGGTGCAGACGATGTACGTGAAGGCGTGGCTATTATGCATAAAGAACAAGTGGACGTGAGTATCACTGGTAACTCGACTAACCCGACTCGCTTCCAGCACCCAGTTGCCGGTATCTACAAAGCAGAGCGTAACCGTGAAGGCATGCCTTACTTCTCTGTGGCATCAGGCGGTGGTACTGGTCGTACTCTACACCCAGATAACGTGGCGGCAGGCCCTGCCTCTTACGGCATGACAGACACTATGGGTCGCATGCACGCCGATGCGCAATTCGCGGGTAGCTCTTCAGTACCAGCACACGTAGCGATGATGGGCTTTATCGGTATGGGCAACAATCCAATGGTAGGTGCAACTGTTGCACTTGCTGTGGAGGTCGGTGAGCTAAGCCTCTAAGTCGATTTATCGCTTTACTATCCAAAGCCAGTAAATCCAACAAACCCAGTGTAGGGGGAGTGACTTCGGTCCTCCCCTTATTTTTTGCTATGCCCCCTTCTCCAACTTCACTTTGTCTTTACCCCAAACCGGTCTGAGAAGGCTTTTGCGACACATTTCTCATCAGACAAACATATCTCTAAAAAGACAAAAGGTATCCATCTACGGACTTTCTCCATTTCCCCTCTTTAAACTCCCGAACACTCTCTTTATGATGACTGACAACTTAATTATTTCTTGTCAGTGAACAGACGAGACACAAGACTCAACACATGGAGATCAACTATGGCTTTCTTCTCTCTAGCCTTTGGTACGGCAACTAAAAACCGCGACGGCAAAATCATCGAAGCGTTTTTCCCAAACCCAGTTCTTAACCCAAGCGAAGCGCTTGTTAACGCACTAGCAGCAGTAGCAGGTTACGAGCAAGGCAACCAAGCTATCGAGATCTCTGCGGCACAAAGTGCAGAACTTGCGGCAGCATTCGAAGCAAACGGCGATGCAGCAAACGCATCTTTCGCAGCAAAAGCAGCAGAATCAGCACAACCACTTGTACTGGTTATCCTTGCAACTGACGAACAGCCACAAAGCGTTGCTGAAGGCTTCCTAAAGCTTCAACTTATCTCTAACCGACTAGTTCAACCACACGGCACGGTACTAGACGGTATCTTCGGTCTACTACACAACATCGCATGGACTAACGAAGGTCCAATCGACCTACCTGAACTAGCAGAGCGTCAAATCGAAGCTCGCCTAGCGGGTCGTGCACTAAGCGTTGATTGCGTAGACAAGTTCCCTAAAATGGTGGACTACGTGGTACCAACTGGCGTTCGTATCGCTGACACTTCTCGCGTACGTCTTGGCGCACACGTTGGCGAAGGCACAACGGTAATGCACGAAGGCTTCATCAACTTCAACGCGGGTACAACAGGCGTGAGCATGGTTGAAGGTCGTATCTCTGCTGGCGTAGTGGTTGGTAATGGCTCTGACATCGGCGGCGGCGCATCTATCATGGGCACACTATCTGGCGGCGGTAAAGTTGTGGTTTCTATCGGTGAAAACTCTCTACTAGGCGCGAACGCAGGTCTTGGCTTCCCAATGGGTGACCGTTGTACTATCGAATCAGGTCTGTACGTAACTGCTGGTTCTAAAGTACGCATGCTAGATTCTGACGGTCAAGAAGTCGAAGTGGTGAAAGCACGCGATCTTGCTGGTGTTTCTGACCTACTGTTCCGTCGTAACTCTATAACAGGTCAAATCGAGTGTCTTGCAAACAAGAGCGCGGTTGAACTGAACAGCGAACTGCATAAAAACAACTAATAAATAGTTAAGAAAAATCCCCCAGCAGGAAACTGTTGGGGGACTTTTTAGCTTAAAGCAAAATGCGTGAGTGCTGATTACTGATTTAAAAAGCTGACCGCTTTATCTGGGAAATCAGTAAACAAACCATCCACTTTTACTTGGTTGTAGTACACATCCATCATGCCTTCAAAGCTGTCAGTGTACGCTGGAATGCGTCCTGGATCGGCGCGGAACGTGTATGGATGCACTTGCAAGCCAGCGTCTTTTGCAGCCTTCATCAACGGCTTGATGATGATATTGTCTTTGGTTGACTTATCATCTACCAGCATCGGCTTCCAAGGTCCAATTCCTTCCGCGTAACTCGCTACTTTCTTCATTCCGTCGGCTTCGAACATCCAGTCATAACTGTATGGTGTTGCCTTGTCGCCTTTGTACACCATAGTTTCGTTCCAGTCCGTGTAAGCCATAAGCTGAACGAGCTTTAAGTCCATGTCCATTGTAGGCATGAGTTCACTGTTGATGCGTTGAAGTTCATTCGCATCAAAACACTGAAGGTAGACTTTGTCGTCTTGAGAGCCGTAACCGTACTGCTTCAAGACTTTAAGTACTGCTTTAGAAATGTCCTTACCTTCATGACGATGGAACCAAGGCGCTTTAATTTCTGGGTAAATACCGATGTCATAACCCAGCGTTTTGTTTAAGCCTTGGATCAGCTCAATCTCTTCAGCAAACGTCGGCACGGTGAAATCAGATTTCCACATAGGGAATCGGGTTGGATAGCCCGCTACTTTGTTGCCTTTCTCATCGATGTTGAACCCTTCGGTAACTCGCAAGGATTTGATTTCCGCCAGAGTGAAATCAATCGCGTAATAACGACCATCTTTACGTGCACGATCAGGAAAACGCTCCGCAACATCCGTTACGCGATCGAGATAATGGTCATGCAACACGACCAACTGGTCGTCTTTCGTCATTACCACATCTTGCTCTATGTAGTCAGGTTTCATTGCGTAAGCAAGTGCTTTGGCTTCTAGCGTGTGCTCAGGCAAGTAGCCCGATGCGCCACGGTGCGCAATGACAAGCGGCTTCGCAATCGCACCAGCAGAGAGGCTAAGTGCTAAAAAAGTAAGACATACTGACTTTGTTTTCATTGTTATTTCCTTGATAAAGCGAAGAGGCAGTATTCCACTGCCTCTTTAAATAAATATTACGCTAGCGCTTCCTTCTCGCGCTCTTTTTGCTCGTGGTGCGCACGTTCACCTAAGAAGGCGTACATCAAACACACGATAGAAGTAATACAAGAACCCACTAAGATGATAAAGCCACCATCCCAGCCAAAGTGGTCTACGGTGTAGCCCAAAATCGCGTTTGCGGCAACTGCCCCACCCAGGTATCCAAACAAACCAGTAAGACCAGCGGCAGTACCTGCGGCTTTCTTCGGAGCGAGTTCAAGTGCGTACAAACCGATCAGCATAACCGGACCATAGATTAGGAAGCCAATTGCAATAAGCGCCATCATATCTACTGTTGGGTTGCCTGCAGGGTTAAACCAATAAACCATCACTGCAACTGTCACTAACACCATAAATAAGATACCAGCAGGTGCACGACGACCTTTGAACAATTTGTCAGAGATCCAACCACACAATAGTGTTCCTGGAATGCCAGCCCATTCGTATAAGAAATAAGCCCATGACGATTTATCTACCGAGAAATCCTTCGCTTCTTTTAGGTAAACAGGTGCCCAGTCCAGTACGCCGTAACGAATTAGGTAAACAAATGCGTTTGCAATTGCAATCGACCAAAGAAGTTTGTTGTTGAAGACGTATTTGAAGAAGATTTCCTTCGCTGTCATTTCTTGTTCATGGGACTTGTCATAGTCATCTGGGTAATCGTCTTTGTATTCTTCAATAGGAGGCAGACCACAAGACTGAGGGGTATCGCGAACCGTCATCCAAACAAACACAGCAACTAACGTGGCGAAAAATGCAGGAACATAAAATGCAGTGCGCCAATCATCATTAAATGCCCACAGGCCAAGAATAAATAGTGGACCAATCAAACCGCCACCCACGTTGTGCGCCACGTTCCAAACCGAAACGATCTCACCACGCTCTTTACGTGACCACCAGTGCACCATGGTTCGGCCACAAGCAGGCCACCCCATCCCTTGGAACCAACCGTTTAAGAAAAGCAAAATGAACATCGCAGTGACGCTACCAGTCGCCCATGGCATAAAGCCAAAGCAAAACATCACTAATGCAGACATCAATAGGCCGCCACTAAGGAAATAGCGAGGGTTGGAGCGGTCTGAAACGCTGCCCATTAGAAACTTAGAGAGACCATATGCAATGGAAACAGCTGCCAAGGCGACACCTAAGTCTCCGCGGCTAAAGCCTTGCTCGATAAGATAAGGCATCGCCAAACTGAAGTTTTTACGAACTAGATAGTAACCGGCGTAGCCAACAAAGATACCGATAAAGAGTTGCCAACGGAGGCGAGAGTAGGTGCTATCGATGCTGCCAGGGGACAGACGATCAATGTGCGCCTTAGGTTTGAATATTCCAAACATAGGAACCTCATTATTTTGTATGCGATGGTAAAAACACAAAAGGAGCGAACGAAACAAAATAAATCTTCGTTCGAAAGTTCATGAATTGTATGGAGTTAGGATTTTATTTCTGTGACAAATGTTGCACATGGATTAAATATAAGTAAATACAGTAAATTATATGAGCATTAATTAGATCATCGTTCAACTTTACTCAAGATTCGTTAATATTAAACTGATGTTCAAACCTCTCACTTGAGCATTCCAATTCGAAACCTTTGAAACAAAGGCTCGAATTAGAACATAAACTAACCGTAAAAAGGGCGATTTACGCCTGCCCTACTCGCTCCGAACCAACTAATAACTAAAAAGCTGAAAAACGATCACGTTTAGCATCAAACGAAATAAAAAAAACAATTTTTATTTGAATACAAGCCGAAGCAATGATTCACAAACACAAGACATTAACAGCGTTTATTCTCTTATCAACTCATCCTATTGGTACCAATGGGATGACGATTTTTTCTAAAAGTCCAAACATGACAGCGTATTTTTTATATCACTGCTATCCCTTGATACATTTGACATTCCGCTACTCCTTTAGGGTTAATTGCTACACAAGTTCTGTGCAATAAGTCTCCAAGCACGTAGCAGCTTCACAAAACTCCTCTTACCAGTTGTGCATTCTTTTTCACATCGGTAATTTGAGCGCTCTCATCACTGGCCTCGTGACAAATAAATTATTTTCGTTGTGTTCTTTTCCGGTTAAAAGATGCGCCATTTAACAAAAACGAAGACTTTGATTAACAAATTTATGCTCAAACGCTCATTTTTAACGCTCGTTTGTTTTCGCAAACGTTTATATATGCACAATAGTATCGTGCTAGACAGGCAAAAATGATCAAAGGACTTTTAACATGACAACGAACAAACACCCCTCTCTGCTCGGAGAATGTTTGGCCGAGTTTATCGGTACAGGACTACTTATTTTCTTCGGCGTAGGCTGTGTTGCAGCCTTAGTTCTAACAGGCGCATCATTTGGACAATGGGAAATCAGTATTGTATGGGGCTTCGGTGTCGCCATCGCTATTTACTGTACGGCTGGCGTCTCTGGTGCACACATCAACCCTGCCGTTACCATCGCACTTGCTATGTTCCATGGTTTTGATAAGGCGAAAGTGGTGCCATACATTATCGCTCAAATGCTTGGGGCATTCTGTTCTGCTGCATTGGTATACAGCTTATACAGCAACCTTTTCACCGACTACGAAATCGCTCATAACTTCGTTCGCAGCAGCCAAGATGCACTAGCAACTGCTGGTATCTTCTCAACCTATCCGCATGCCTCCCTCTCTTTCTTTGGTGCTTTTGCTGTGGAATTCGTTATCACTGCTGTGCTGATGTTTGCGATTCTGGCTCTGGGCGATGAAAATAACGGCGCGGCACGTGGCGCAATGAACCCTCTATTAATCGGTATTTTGATTGCCGTCATCGGTGGTTCACTTGGTCCACTAACAGGCTTTGCGATGAACCCTGCTCGTGACTTTGGACCAAAGCTGTTCGCTTACTTCGCAGGTTGGGATTACGCTCTGACAGGTGCTAAAGACATTCCTTACTTTATCGTGCCTTTACTTGCTCCGATTGCAGGTGCGTGTTTTGGTGGTTGGTTGTATCCAAAAGCGATTGCCGCTTACCTTCCACAACAAGGCCACGGTTGTACGATTCCAAACCAATGTGAGACGGAAGAAGAAACAGAAGAAGCTAGAGCTTAAAACTGACGTAACTCGAACATTTACTAAAATATAAATAACGAAACAAAAGGATTCTTACCATGACTGAGCAAAAATACATTGTTGCCCTAGACCAAGGTACAACAAGCTCTCGCGCAGTGATTCTTGATCATGATGCGAACATCGTAAGCGTCGCGCAACGCGAATTTACTCAGATTTATCCAGAAGCTGGTTGGGTTGAACATGATCCAATGGAGATCTGGGCAACACAAAGCTCTACCTTAGTAGAAGCTCTAGCTAAGTCTGGCATCCGTAGCGACCAATTAGCGGCTATCGGTATTACTAACCAGCGTGAAACGACCATCGTCTGGAATAAAGAAACAGGTAAACCCGTTTACAATGCGATCGTATGGCAATGTCGCCGTACTGCTGATATCTGTGAAGATTTAAAAGCACGCGGTCTCGAAAACTATGTACGTGACAACACTGGTTTGGTGCTTGACCCTTACTTCTCCGGTACCAAAGTTAAATGGATTCTGGACAATGTTGAAGGCGCACGAGAAGACGCAGAAGCAGGCAAGCTTTTGTTTGGTACTGTCGATACTTGGTTAGTTTGGAAGATGACTCAAGGTCGCGTTCACGTAACCGACTACACTAACGCATCGCGTACCATGCTGTTTAACATCAACGATCTATGTTGGGATCAAAAAATGTTAGATGAGCTTGGCATCCCAGCATCTATGATGCCAGAAGTGAAGCGCTCATCGGAAATTTACGGTAAAACCAACATCGGTGGTAAAGGCGGTACTCGTATTCCTATTTCTGGAATCGCAGGTGACCAACAAGCGGCGCTTTACGGCCAAATGTGTGTTGAAGCGGGTCAAGCGAAAAACACTTACGGTACGGGTTGTTTCTTGCTAATGAATACTGGCCAAGAAAAAGTCACTTCGACACATGGCCTTCTAACTACTTTGGCTTGTGGTCCTGCAGGCGAACCAGCTTATGCACTTGAAGGCGCCGTATTCATGGGTGGAGCTTCTATCCAATGGCTACGCGATGAATTAAAAATCCTAAACGGTGCAGAAGACTCTGAATACTTCGCGACAAAAGTGGATACATCAAACGGCGTTTATGTCGTGCCTGC encodes:
- a CDS encoding YebG family protein encodes the protein MAVIVKYVVERNGEEKMTFTSKAEADAYDKMLDMADELFSLLGKSELLEDEGKQEDLAMFLAQNKEEVLYALGAKRKPAPKKAKKLEAVEEDSEQEDAA
- a CDS encoding LysR substrate-binding domain-containing protein, which translates into the protein MASHISLKQLKVFTTITQHKTLTAASDSLFLSKAAVSMALSELEKQIGHHLFDRVNNRLILNQEGQKLLPLADELLNRAKDIESIFDGDQALSGQLRIGASDTIGNQVAPYLLSEFRQQTNHRSQSLFISNSAQICDMLTDYELDIALIEGKTLHPELQSTQFSEDEMCVICATNSPAAHEGPVNLTELENSEWILREAGSGSREFFMRVVAPRLEHWHEAFQLNTTEALINSVSAGLGLGCLSRLSAEPAIRDGRVKLLDMPLDMKRRFWLLVHKEKYQSPLLKTFIEFCQDWERPTNLPLADKSAK
- a CDS encoding iron-sulfur cluster assembly scaffold protein, whose amino-acid sequence is MQYSHEIQSMCPIQRGELHASAPIPVEGAMINPKDVIAISGLSHGVGACAPQQGAAKLTLNVKNGIIEEALIETIGCSGMTQSAAMAAEILTGKTILEALNTDLVCDAINVAMREIFLQFVYGRTQSAFSEGGLEIGAALEDLGQTQRSQVGTSYSTKAKGVRYMELAEGYVTKLALDENKEVIGYQYLNLGKMMKAINEGVSAAEAADKATGTYGRFDEAVTTINPRQQ
- a CDS encoding DUF3413 domain-containing protein, with translation MFRKLSSNSAWLIAFFACFAVYLSIACYPFVLSNNQNEPLTLLQGYYLVSTQYGWLGLIALPFMLLSLLLSFLPTRAFKGIVIAIAICLLIMFKVDILVFQQYKLHINALLIRMFFEGGGDVFDISWMSWLIFISEIAILVIGLACTVWVSNQLSESRAKFVLISVWFAVLLSTQMIHAYKNALYDDEVSQFSNNWPLYYPLTARKFIYKHDLVDENIASKNRVELTNIERSSLNYPLAPIQVQSKEKQPNVLFILVDAWRYSDATPEVMPNVIKFAEKTVNFTQHMSGGNSTQAGIFSLFYSLPATYWESFYASQRSPVFMDTLQAEGYRMGIFGSAPLTSPPLSRTVFKKVSDLTLKQTGETAVERDQQITDKFIEFQKQDSDKPYFGFLFYDAAHGTVFPEPEFAKFKPYWERVDHILLNNDFDASLYHNRYKNSLYYIDSLIGDVLKNVDLDNTIVVISSDHGEEFNDHKMNYWGHTGNYSDVQVHVPLYVYMPNRQPEQVDYRTTHFDVVPTMMNTLFDVQGTTSSYSVGHNLFDSSASRDWYIAGSYYNYALVGKELMLVVNPGGHSQQLNRQLKVEKEQKVPVDIIRHSLDEMSRFYKKG
- a CDS encoding GGGtGRT protein, whose amino-acid sequence is MNTPITESVRRTLDEMQLSSLEEAYQYCMDRGIDPKALVMDTQPIAFESAADAYTLGTALAIFRVAKTAEEAANIIGEGLQACTKPGSVAEQRRVGIGHGALAARLLNEESGCFAFLAGHESFAAAEGAIKIALNVNKSRKNPLKVILNGLGKDAAYLISRINGFTYVRTQYNYQTGELVEVERRRFSQGPRGEILCYGADDVREGVAIMHKEQVDVSITGNSTNPTRFQHPVAGIYKAERNREGMPYFSVASGGGTGRTLHPDNVAAGPASYGMTDTMGRMHADAQFAGSSSVPAHVAMMGFIGMGNNPMVGATVALAVEVGELSL
- the dapD gene encoding 2,3,4,5-tetrahydropyridine-2,6-dicarboxylate N-succinyltransferase, which gives rise to MAFFSLAFGTATKNRDGKIIEAFFPNPVLNPSEALVNALAAVAGYEQGNQAIEISAAQSAELAAAFEANGDAANASFAAKAAESAQPLVLVILATDEQPQSVAEGFLKLQLISNRLVQPHGTVLDGIFGLLHNIAWTNEGPIDLPELAERQIEARLAGRALSVDCVDKFPKMVDYVVPTGVRIADTSRVRLGAHVGEGTTVMHEGFINFNAGTTGVSMVEGRISAGVVVGNGSDIGGGASIMGTLSGGGKVVVSIGENSLLGANAGLGFPMGDRCTIESGLYVTAGSKVRMLDSDGQEVEVVKARDLAGVSDLLFRRNSITGQIECLANKSAVELNSELHKNN
- a CDS encoding TDT family transporter, producing the protein MIQRTKAKVMGAPTPMAGLALGIASLGWSWENFAELHGYGQWISAGIASILLAILATKFLLHNHLLRQDLAHPVVGSVVPTFAMGTMVVSNSLGHFYPLAGDALWLIAVVLHIVFLVSFVYHRAKDFELHHMVPSWFVPPVGIIVADVSFSGNPMLAPVAQGALMFGMVAYAIMLPMMIYRFMFTHEIPDAAKPTMAIMAAPASLSLAGYLTVTATPSPVIIAMLFGIAVLMTAIIYLAFFKLLRLPFSPGYAAFTFPMVIGATALFKMANWMELQGLAAHYVQQVRGLAGLELIVATFVVSYVALQYINNLLIQPRLMHAHHA